A genomic segment from Aegilops tauschii subsp. strangulata cultivar AL8/78 chromosome 1, Aet v6.0, whole genome shotgun sequence encodes:
- the LOC109768870 gene encoding uncharacterized protein, with translation MEVKLKDLVPAATNTVNTTFIVVDKAPRPAHANAHGREETCPSLVADETAAVHFLLWGTECDAFESGDIVRLTSGIFSYHRGNNLFLRAGKRGRMEKVGEFTMMFVETPNMSEVRWGPDPGDPRKMVQEAVVSPYSQVFKPLH, from the coding sequence ATGGAGGTGAAGCTCAAGGACCTCGTCCCGGCAGCGACTAACACAGTGAACACGACGTTCATCGTGGTTGACAAGGCGCCACGCCCGGCCCACGCAAACGCGCACGGCAGGGAGGAGACATGCCCGTCACTAGTGGCTGACGAGACGGCAGCGGTGCATTTCCTTCTGTGGGGCACCGAGTGCGATGCCTTCGAGTCTGGGGACATCGTGCGGCTCACGAGTGGCATCTTCTCGTACCATAGAGGCAACAACCTGTTCTTGCGCGCCGGGAAGCGAGGACGAATGGAGAAGGTGGGCGAGTTCACCATGATGTTCGTCGAGACGCCCAACATGAGCGAGGTGAGGTGGGGGCCCGATCCAGGCGACCCAAGGAAGATGGTGCAGGAGGCTGTCGTGTCGCCCTACTCCCAAGTCTTCAAGCCGCTGCATTGA